Proteins co-encoded in one Brassica oleracea var. oleracea cultivar TO1000 chromosome C4, BOL, whole genome shotgun sequence genomic window:
- the LOC106341439 gene encoding putative B3 domain-containing protein At4g03160: MVTSKEETTSVVITQEDREAAETLIKLSQDTRYQPVEEEDAAPSSTLLLQQCKAKEKQHSKKDDKISMESTKGKTEVDDTEETLMILQEWSHTKPDPVEKIFSGDADVAELFSEPIKKQLTMSDVENGQCRLMLGKQQVQKKMHPLLEHSEIPLGTEGLDVSVYGSNGEVQTMKFKMWGEDTPVLTSGWKDFVDKYDLEKHRDFLTIWMFRHRVTRGICFAIDSTSFSVTGPLSSRISKSVFPNPN; the protein is encoded by the exons ATGGTGACTTCAAAAGAGGAGACCACAAGCGTTGTAATAACACAAGAAGACAGAGAAGCTGCGGAAACATTAATAAAACTAAGCCAAGATACTCGATATCAGCCAGTAGAAGAAGAAGATGCAGCTCCATCGTCGACTCTATTATTACAACAA TGTAAAGCTAAAGAGAAACAGCATTCGAAGAAGGATGATAAAATATCTATGGAGAGTACAAAAGGGAAGACAGAGGTAGACGATACCGAGGAAACCCTAATGATTCTTCAGGAATGGAGCCACACCAAGCCCGACCCGGTGGAGAAAATATTCAGCGGTGATGCTGACGTGGCGGAGCTATTCAGCGAACCGATAAAGAAGCAGCTGACAATGAGCGACGTGGAGAATGGTCAATGCAGGCTCATGTTAGGGAAGCAGCAAGTGCAGAAGAAGATGCATCCTCTTTTAGAACATTCTGAGATTCCGCTAGGGACTGAGGGGCTTGATGTTTCGGTGTACGGATCAAACGGGGAGGTTCAAACGATGAAGTTCAAGATGTGGGGCGAGGACACGCCTGTGTTGACCTCGGGGTGGAAAGACTTCGTGGACAAGTATGACCTCGAGAAGCATCGTGATTTTCTCACTATTTGGATGTTTAGGCATAGAGTCACTCGTGGGATTTGCTTTGCTATTGACAGTACTAGTTTTTCTGTAACGGGGCCTCTGAGTTCGAGGATCTCGAAGTCTGTCTTTCCGAATCCAAATTAA
- the LOC106337225 gene encoding carboxy-terminal domain RNA polymerase II polypeptide A small phosphatase 2-like, producing MEELSQTDVVYSPRSSLQLWNVFVNWLDFFYQFFLKILRPLAHHPFLSSKAISDGFKPLPVIELPEMAAEPPVTTIEIASGRTSSEGEVGSIQRLMVVLDLDETLVSAYETSSLPDNLRTQAIEAGLKWFELECISSTKECNGEPKINYVTVFERPGLHEFLEKLSQFAHLIVFTAGLEDYARPLVDKIDTKHVLNERLYRPCTVSTQYRDHVKDLLCTSKNMCRTVIVDNNPYSFLLQPLNGIPCVPFSAEQPHDTQLLDIILPLLKQLSGEEDVRGALYDRFHMPEWFEKQGIPRSCWTSSQ from the exons ATGGAAGAACTAAGTCAAACCGATGTTGTTTACTCGCCACGGTCGTCGCTTCAACTGTGGAATGTTTTTGTCAACTGGCTCGATTTTTTCTACCAGTTCTTTCTTAAGATCCTCCGTCCCCTCGCTCACCACCCTTTTCTCTCTTCCAAAGCCATCTCCGATGGGTTTAAGCCCTTGCCGGTCATCGAGTTACCGGAGATGGCGGCGGAACCACCCGTCACCACCATAGAAATCGCCTCCGGGAGAACTTCTAGCGAAGGAGAAGTCGGCAGCATCCAGAGACTCATG GTAGTTCTGGACTTGGATGAGACATTGGTTAGTGCGTATGAGACATCTAGTCTACCTGATAATTTACGTACACAAGCTATTGAAGCTGGATTAAAGTGGTTTGAGCTGGAGTGCATATCATCAACAAAG GAATGCAATGGGGAACCTAAAATCAATTATGTTACAGTGTTTGAACGTCCAGGGTTACATGAATTCTTAGAGAAACTCAGCCAATTTGCACATCTTATTGTATTTACCGCTGGTCTTGAAG ATTATGCAAGACCGCTTGTGGACAAAATAGATACGAAGCATGTATTGAACGAGAGGCTGTATCGACCTTGTACTGTCAGCAC GCAATATCGAGATCACGTGAAGGATCTACTATGCACATCAAAGAATATGTGTAGGACAGTTATAGTAGACAACAATCCTTACAGTTTTCTATTACAACCTCTAAACGGGATTCCATGTGTTCCGTTTTCCGCTGAACAGCCACATGATACTCAG CTACTGGACATTATTCTCCCGCTTCTTAAGCAACTTTCAGGAGAAGAGGATGTAAGAGGAGCTCTTTACGATAGATTCCACATGCCTGAATGGTTCGAAAAGCAAGGCATACCAAGGTCATGCTGGACATCATCGCAATAG
- the LOC106341120 gene encoding uncharacterized protein LOC106341120, whose protein sequence is MGSFFVLLSFLFFFFNGELAAANKFWSRLEMAEMNGYGEHKLSSVVITGSLLCNTPVSGGTVAIKCHTGFKKRSNWIKAITDDCGEFVIHLPSHLHAIPHLEKACFVKPIHVPKHYHRCYKALSKSNLHKGIKLVSSKDGFRVYTSGTIRLHGYSSRSSQARKADM, encoded by the exons ATGGGTAGCTTCTTCGTCTTACTTTCCTTCTTATTCTTCTTCTTCAATGGAGAACTTGCAGCTGCAAACAAGTTTTGGAGCAGACTAGAGATGGCTGAGATGAATGGCTACGGGGAACACAAACTCTCCTCTGTGGTCATCACCGGTTCTCTTCTTTGCAACACCCCTGTTTCAG GTGGCACTGTTGCCATTAAATGTCACACCGGTTTCAAAAAGAGATCAAACTGGATAAAAGCTATTACTGATGACTGTGGAGAATTTGTTATCCATCTTCCTTCTCATCTTCACGCAATTCCTCACTTAGAAAAGGCATGTTTTGTGAAACCAATACATGTGCCTAAACACTACCATAGATGCTACAAGGCTTTGTCCAAATCCAATCTGCACAAAGGCATCAAACTTGTCTCGTCCAAAGATGGTTTCCGTGTCTACACCTCAGGAACGATCAGGTTACATGGATACAGTTCAAGATCATCCCAAGCTCGTAAAGCCGACATGTAA
- the LOC106339503 gene encoding serine/threonine-protein kinase ppk15-like → MEMDVESVLQFLRRNRLTEAESALRDDINEQNQLISFDFEKFLFPIPPPIRITASPLPPPDLSGNKGSDSSSDDEFFSLDSYTSGFVNPYGDGSSSSSESMSQFGTARTYHEWSEFYLQTKNKEETEDDEFMSPAFTESDFFIFPAPTQDKFITDNQFENNNLGVYDKSSEGSQTEASLDYLDKTFLINNLEDDSKDYIGLERECFDGELLGFSCEEDAKENDDLKTGDEVNVTDEKVNVVHDLEEDEYEVFDLRIIHWKNRTGFEANKDLPIVLNSVIGGRYYITEYIGSAAFSKVVQAHDLQNGVDVCLKIIKNDKDFFDQSLDEIKLLKHVNKHDPADEHHILRLYDYFYHQEHLFIVCELLRANLYEFQKFNQESGGEPYFNLSRLQVIMRQCLEALVFLHGLGIIHCDLKPENILIKSYKKCAVKIIDLGSSCFRSDNLCLYVQSRSYRAPEVILGLPYDEKIDLWSLGCILAELCSGEVLFPNEAVAMILARIVAVLGPIEMEMLEKGQETHKYFTKEFDLYHLNEERNEIEYIITEESCLEDQLNVSDELFLDFVRSLLEINPLRRPTALEALNHPWLSSSSYN, encoded by the exons ATGGAGATGGATGTTGAATCCGTGCTTCAGTTTCTCCGACGTAACCGCTTAACGGAGGCGGAGTCTGCTCTGAGAGACGATATCAACGAGCAAAATCAACTCATTTCTTTTGACTTCGAGAAGTTTTTGTTTCCTATTCCTCCGCCGATCAGAATTACGGCGAGTCCTCTTCCTCCTCCTGATCTCTCCGGCAATAAAGGGTCGGACTCTTCTTCAGACGACGAGTTTTTCAGCTTGGACTCTTACACTTCTG GGTTTGTGAATCCGTATGGAGATGGTTCATCATCATCATCTGAATCCATGTCTCAGTTTGGTACGGCGCGTACATATCACGAGTGGAGTGAGTTTTACTTACAGACCAAGAACAAAGAAGAGACAGAAGATGATGAGTTCATGTCTCCTGCCTTTACAGAATCTGATTTCTTCATCTTCCCTGCACCTACACAGGATAAGTTCATCACAGACAACCAATTTGAGAATAATAATCTTGGTGTCTACGATAAATCATCAGAAGGATCGCAAACTGAAGCAAGTCTTGATTACTTAGATAAGACTTTTCTTATCAACAATCTTGAAGATGACTCTAAAGATTACATTGGTCTAGAAAGAGAGTGTTTTGATGGGGAACTGTTGGGGTTTAGTTGTGAAGAAGATGCCAAGGAGAATGATGATTTGAAGACTGGTGATGAGGTGAATGTAACCGATGAAAAGGTTAATGTTGTTCATGACCTTGAAGAAGACGAGTATGAAGTTTTTGATCTTAGAATCATTCACTGGAAAAATAG GACGGGATTCGAAGCGAATAAGGATCTACCAATTGTACTCAACTCAGTGATTGGAGGAAGATACTACATTACAGAATACATTGGTTCAGCTGCATTTAGCAAGGTGGTTCAGGCGCATGATCTTCAAAACGGTGTCGATGTTTGCCTCAAGATTATCAAGAACGACAAAGATTTCTTTGATCAGAGTTTAGACGAGATTAAACTCCTTAAACATGTCAATAAGCATGATCCTGCTGATGAACATCACATCTTGCGTCTCTATGATTACTTCTACCACCAA GAACATCTGTTCATTGTGTGTGAACTTCTACGTGCAAACTTATATGAGTTCCAGAAATTTAACCAAGAATCTGGAGGAGAACCATACTTTAACTTAAGCAGACTTCAG GTTATAATGAGACAGTGTTTGGAAGCCCTTGTGTTCCTTCACGGACTAGGAATCATACATTGTGATCTTAAACCAGAGAATATACTAATAAAGAGTTACAAAAAATGCGCGGTAAAAATCATTGATCTTGGAAGCAGTTGTTTCCGCTCTGACAACTTGTGCTTGTATGTACAATCACGTTCCTATAGAGCTCCTGAAGTGATTCTTGGACTTCCATATGATGAAAAGATTGATTTGTGGTCTCTTGGGTGTATTTTAGCAGAGCTCTGCTCTGGTGAG GTTCTGTTTCCAAACGAAGCAGTAGCAATGATATTGGCTCGGATTGTTGCGGTTTTAGGTCCTATAGAAATGGAGATGCTAGAGAAAGGTCAAGAGACGCATAAGTACTTCACCAAAGAGTTTGATCTCTACCACTTAAACGAG GAGAGGAATGAGATTGAATACATAATCACAGAAGAGTCTTGCTTGGAAGATCAGTTAAATGTAAGTGATGAATTGTTCTTAGACTTTGTAAGAAGTCTACTTGAAATAAATCCATTGAGACGTCCAACAGCTCTAGAGGCACTTAACCATCCTTGGCTCTCTTCTTCTTCTTACAATTGA
- the LOC106340743 gene encoding phosphoinositide phospholipase C 6-like yields MGKEKKTESHSNGSYNYKMFKCFNRKFKINEVQPTNDVRDAFCKFSVGGGGDGDRSSGVMGAEQLCSFLDDHHVHSVTTVAEAQRLIDEVIRRRHHVTRFTRHGLDLDDFFNFLFYDDLNPPIKSHVHQDMTAPLSHYFIYTGHNSYLTGNQLSSDCSEVPVIKALQRGVRVIKLDLWPNSTGTDINVLHGRTLTTPVPLIKCLKSIRDYAFSSSPYPVIITLEDHLTADLQAKVAEMATKIFGQMLYYPDSDSLEEFPSPASLLHRIIISTKPPKEYLESRNPLVKQKDSSNVSPSSEEETPGTEEIQTLESMLSCDDYETKSDSDQQEEEEEASEEQKPVYKRLITIHAGKPKGSVKEEMKVAVDKVRRLSLSEQELDRTCSSNSQDVVRFTQKNLLRIYPKGTRINSSNYKPLIGWTHGAQMIAFNMQGYGKSLWLMHGMFRANGGCGYVKKPNFLMKKGFHEEVFDPRKKLPVKETLKVKVYMGDGWRLDFSHTHFDAYSPPDFYTKMFIVGVPADNAKRKTKIIEDNWYPIWDEEFSFPLTVPELALLRIEVREYDMSEKDDFGGQTCLPVSELRPGIRSVPLYDKKGEKMKSVRLLMRFIFE; encoded by the exons ATGGGGAAGGAGAAGAAGACAGAGTCGCACTCCAATGGGAGTTACAACTACAAGATGTTCAAATGCTTCAACCGTAAGTTCAAGATCAACGAAGTCCAACCCACCAACGACGTCCGTGACGCTTTCTGCAAATTCTCCGTCGGCGGTGGAGGCGACGGAGACCGATCATCCGGCGTTATGGGGGCAGAGCAGCTCTGTTCTTTCCTCGACGACCACCATGTCCATTCAGTAACCACCGTCGCCGAGGCTCAGCGGTTAATCGACGAGGTTATAAGACGTAGACACCACGTCACGCGTTTCACGCGCCATGGACTTGACCTAGACGACTTCTTCAACTTCCTCTTTTACGACGATCTCAATCCTCCCATCAAGTCTCAC GTGCATCAAGACATGACAGCTCCGTTGTCTCATTACTTTATATACACGGGGCACAACTCGTATCTTACTGGGAATCAACTTAGCAGCGATTGTAGCGAAGTCCCTGTGATCAAAGCTTTGCAAAGAGGAGTTCGAGTCATTAAGCTTGATCTTTGGCCTAACTCTACTGGAACAGATATCAATGTTCTTCATGGAAG AACGCTTACAACGCCTGTACCGCTGATCAAATGCTTGAAATCGATAAGAGATTACGCGTTTTCTAGCTCGCCTTATCCGGTTATCATCACTTTAGAGGATCATCTTACAGCTGATCTTCAAGCTAAAGTGGCTGAG ATGGCTACAAAGATATTTGGACAAATGTTGTATTACCCTGACTCAGATAGCTTAGAAGAGTTTCCTTCTCCTGCTTCGCTGCTTCATCGGATAATCATCTCAACTAAACCGCCTAAAGAGTATCTTGAATCAAGAAACCCGCTTGTTAAACAGAAAGATAGTAGCAATGTATCTCCATCTTCAGAGGAGGAAACACCTGGAACAGAGGAGATTCAGACACTAGAAAGTATGTTATCTTGCGATGATTATGAAACCAAG AGTGATAGTGATCAGCAGGAGGAGGAAGAAGAAGCGAGTGAAGAACAGAAACCAGTATACAAACGATTGATCACTATCCATGCTGGGAAACCAAAGGGATCGGTGAAAGAAGAGATGAAAGTTGCGGTTGATAAAGTGAGACGTTTGAGTTTAAGCGAGCAAGAACTTGACAGGACATGTTCATCCAACAGTCAAGATGTTGTAAGGTTTACACAGAAGAATTTGCTTAGGATATACCCGAAAGGAACAAGAATTAACTCATCAAACTACAAACCGCTTATTGGTTGGACTCATGGAGCACAAATGATTGCATTCAATATGCAG GGATATGGGAAATCTCTGTGGTTGATGCACGGCATGTTTAGAGCCAATGGAGGCTGCGGATATGTCAAGAAACCTAACTTCTTGATGAAGAAAGGGTTTCATGAGGAAGTCTTTGACCCTAGGAAGAAACTTCCTGTGAAAGAAACGTTAAAG GTGAAAGTGTATATGGGAGATGGATGGCGTCTAGACTTCAGTCACACTCATTTCGACGCATATTCTCCTCCTGATTTCTACACTAAG ATGTTCATAGTGGGTGTACCAGCAGATAATGCAAAGAGGAAGACAAAAATAATTGAAGACAATTGGTATCCAATTTGGGATGAAGAGTTCAGCTTCCCATTAACAGTGCCAGAGCTTGCTTTGCTTAGGATTGAAGTCAGAGAGTATGATATGTCTGAGAAGGATGATTTTGGGGGACAAACATGCTTGCCTGTTTCAGAGCTAAGACCAGGGATTAGATCTGTTCCTTTGTATGATAAGAAGGGCGAGAAAATGAAGTCAGTACGGCTTCTTATGCGTTTCATCTTTGAATGA